One Setaria viridis chromosome 5, Setaria_viridis_v4.0, whole genome shotgun sequence genomic region harbors:
- the LOC117854593 gene encoding phosphatidylinositol 4-kinase gamma 1, with the protein MRPKREAASRRATGYFPAPPAGTGAGGNHRSLARMAIAVGHFHDLKPPDVRGRHCRLHSVALLDSPLLDREHREHSGDAAAGAGHTGLSPRRRSQSSPCFTTVAPAGAEHAERSESKVPVPRVEIVVGRHARGVRELIAEAAAAIASGTRLVPAQSGLGGALLLTGSRAGEHVAVIKPLEDTATTAGSPGNGGYESKAVLREVAAFLLDHDGFASVEPTALIKISRPAMPTTMASIQRFVAHEYDAGELGPSRFSVASVHRVGILDVRLLNIDRHAGNILVKNPPTRQRARGGGAPTPPPPLDLVPIDHGLCLPEQLDDPYFEWLHWPQSSLPFSDDELAYVASLDPFMDAETLRAELPSLKEPAIRILTLCTIFLKRAAAGGLCLADIGDMMTREFTAQEDEGLSTLEALCKHALDSAALPPCPPSLLCPQPDADGVDEGTTSSGGRKHVSFGDLSFAEWATFLERFEQLLAATLEAKKRKLTVPYY; encoded by the coding sequence ATGCGTCCAAAACGCGAGGCAGCTAGCCGCCGTGCCACCGGCTACTTCCCGGCGCCAccggccggcactggcgccggagGCAACCACCGCTCGTTAGCCAGGATGGCGATCGCGGTCGGCCACTTCCACGACCTCAAGCCCCCCGACGTGCGGGGCCGGCACTGCCGCCTCCACTCCGTCGCGCTGCTCGACAGCCCGCTGCTGGACAGGGAGCACCGGGAGCAcagcggcgacgccgccgccggagcgggCCACACCGGCCTGTCCCCGCGGCGCCGGAGCCAGTCCTCCCCGTGCTTCACCACCGtcgcgcccgccggcgccgagcaCGCGGAGCGATCCGAGAGCAAGGTGCCGGTGCCGCGCGTGGAGATCGTGGTGGGCCGCCACGCCCGCGGCGTGCGCGAGCTCATcgcggaggccgcggccgccatCGCTTCCGGGACGCGGCTCGTCCCCGCGCAGAGCGGCCTCGGCGGGGCGCTGCTGCTCACCGGCAgccgcgccggcgagcacgTCGCCGTCATCAAGCCGCTGGAGGACACTGCGACAACTGCGGGGTCGCCGGGGAACGGCGGGTACGAGAGCAAGGCCGTGCTGCGGGaggtcgccgccttcctcctcgaTCACGATGGCTTCGCCAGCGTGGAGCCGACGGCGCTGATCAAGATCTCGCGCCCCGCGATGCCGACGACCATGGCGTCGATCCAGCGCTTCGTGGCGCACGAGTACGACGCCGGCGAGCTGGGCCCGTCGCGATTCTCGGTGGCGTCCGTGCACCGCGTCGGCATCCTCGACGTCCGCCTCCTCAACATCGACCGCCACGCGGGCAACATCCTCGTCAAGAACCCGCCGACCAGGCagcgcgcccgcggcggcggcgcgcccacgccgccgccgccgctagacCTCGTGCCGATCGACCACGGCCTCTGCCTTCCGGAGCAGCTCGACGACCCTTACTTCGAGTGGCTGCACTGGCCGCAGTCCTCGCTGCCCTTCTCCGACGACGAGCTGGCGTACGTGGCGTCGCTGGACCCGTTCATGGACGCCGAGACGCTCCGCGCCGAGCTGCCGTCCCTCAAGGAGCCCGCCATCCGGATCCTCACCCTCTGCACCATCTTCCTgaagcgcgcggcggcgggggggctCTGCCTCGCCGACATCGGCGACATGATGACCCGCGAGTTCACGGCGCAGGAGGACGAGGGGCTGAGCACGCTCGAGGCGCTCTGCAAGCACGCCCTCGactccgccgccctcccgccgtGCCCGCCCTCCCTCCTATGCCCTCAACccgacgccgacggcgtcgATGAGGGCACGACCTCCTCCGGCGGGCGGAAGCACGTGTCGTTCGGCGACCTGAGCTTCGCGGAGTGGGCGACGTTCCTGGAGAGGTTCGAGCAGCTGCTGGCGGCGACGCTCGAGGCCAAGAAGCGAAAGCTGACCGTACCGTACTACTAG